The DNA region CGTCGCCGCCCACGACCACTTCGAGTTCTTCTGGTTCCCGCACACCACCACCGCGCTGACCCGTCGTTTCACGCGGCTCCCGGCCGGCTCCCGGATGCGGCCCCGGAGCCGGCCGGCGCGCACGGTGGAGGACCGGTTCCTGGCCGACCACGCCTTCGAGCGACTGCTGCGCCTGGGCGCGAGGAGGCCCGGGCTGGTCCCGGGCATCACCCGCCTCGCGACCCGGCTCACCGGGTCCCGTGACGTCACCGACCTCGCCCACCGGGTCTTCGTATCGCCCCGCAACGTGCGCTTCCGTGAGGGCGAGTACGCCGTCCCGCGCGACGCCGTCGTCGACGCCCTGAGCGAGCTCCGGCGCTGGGTCGACACCCATGACGAGGCGGTCTCCTTCCCCTTCGAGGTCCGGTTCGCCGCCGCCGACGACATCTGGCTCTCTCCCGCCCATGAACGGGACGTCGCCTACGTCGCGTTCCACCAGTACCACCGGATGCCGCACGACCGGTGGTTCCGGGTCTGCGAGGACGTCCTCGGCGCCGCGGGCGGCCGGCCGCACTGGGGGAAGATGCACCGGCTCGGTGCCGCCGAGCTGGCCGGGCTCTACCCCCGGTTCGCCGACTTCACCGCCCTGCGCGCTGACGTGGACCCGTCCGGAGTGTTCGCGAACCCGTATCTCGACCGTGTCCTCGGCTCCGCCGGTGCCGTCCGGTGAGCGCGTCGGCCACCCTGCTTCCCGCCTCGCCCGGCGCGCCGCTCGCCGAGGACGGCCGCACCGGCGACAGCGCCCCCACCCACCGAGGCCACCACAGAGCCTTTCTCTGACCGTCAACCCGCGAAAGGTGTCACCATGTCCGATTTCCCCCGCCTGCCCGAGGACTTCGTCCTCGGCGTGTCGACGGCGTCGTACCAGATCGAGGGCGCCGCCGCCGAGGACGGCAAGGGGCCCTCCATCTGGGACACGTTCTGCGCCGAGCCCGGCAGGATCAAGAACGGCGAGACCGGCGAGGTCGCCTGCGACCACTACCACCGGTCGGGGGAGGACGTGGCCCTGATGCGGGAGCTGGGCATCGACTCCTACCGCTTCTCGATCTCGTGGCCGCGCGTCATGCCCTCCGGGGCGGGCGAAGTCAACGCGGCCGGACTGGACTTCTACGACCGGCTCGTCGACGACCTGCTGGCCGCGGGCATCACACCGGCGGTGACCCTGTACCACTGGGACCTGCCCCAGGCGCTGCAGGACCGCGGCGGATGGCGGTCGCGGGAGACGGCTCACCGGCTGGCGGACTACGGCACCGTGGTCGCCGAGCGGCTCGGCGACCGGGTCGGGATGTGGATGCCGCTCAACGAACCGGTGGTGGCGACGATGTTCGGCCATGCGGTCGGGACCCATGCGCCGGGCCTGGCCCTCGGCTTCGACGCCATGCCGGTGGCCCACCACATGCTGCTGGGCCACGGCCTGACCGTGCAGTCGCTGCGCGCCGCCGGCGTCGGCAACATCGGCATCGCCTCCAACCACGCGCCTACATGGCCGGCGTCCGGCTCCGACGCCGACCGCGAAGCCGCCGCGTCGTACGACGCGCTGGTCAACTGGTTGTTCGCGGACCCGGTGCTGCGCGGCGACTACCCCGACGAACTGCTGGCCATGCTGATGCCCGGACACGGGGACGGCACCCTGGCCGCGGACCTGGAGATCATCTCGACGCCGCTGGACTGGTTCGGGGTGAACTACTACCAGCCGGTGCCCGTCGGCGCGCCCGGCACCGCGTCCGCGAACTCGCCCGCCCTGGAGGGCGCCGCCCTGCCGGAAGGGCTGCCGTTCGAGCCGCGCGTCCTGTCCGACGTACCCACCACCGACCTCGATTGGGCCGTCGTCCCCGAGGGGCTGCACGAGATCCTGACCACCTTCGCGCAGCGGTACGGCGACCGCCTGCCGCCGCTCTACGTCACCGAGAGCGGTTGCGCCTTCCGCGACCGTCCGGACGCGGACGGCGCGGTCCACGATCCACAGCGCATCGCCTACCACCGTGACCATCTCGCCGCGGTCTCCCGCGCGATCGGGGACGGCGTCGACGTGCGCGGCTACTTCGCGTGGTCGCTCCTGGACAACTTCGAGTGGGCACTGGGGTACGAGCCGCGCTTCGGGCTGGTCCACGTCGACTACGACACCCAGGTGCGCACCCCCAAGGACTCCTACCGCTGGTTCCAGGAGAACCTCGCCGCACGACGTCGCTGAGGCGTGACACCGACGGCGCCGCCGGATCCCCGGCGGCGCCGTCCTCCGCTCCCGAGGTGGCGCCGGCCGCCCACCGGGCCGCTCACCGGCGGCCGCCGGTCGCGTCCACCGGCCCGGGGCCGCATGGCGGAACGGGTGGCCGCCGTGATCGCACCCCAGGAGGGCGCGACGGTGGGAGCCACGATCGCGCCGAGTCCGCGGGGAGGGACGCGGGACGACACGGTGAGACACCATGGTGGAGCCGGCGCGCGGGTCGGCCGGGTCCGACGGAAGGAGTCCCGATGACGCCGGAGACAGAGACCGACGAGGTATGGATCCTGGGCGCCACGGGCCGGATCGGCCGTGCGGTCGCCGCGCGCCTGGCGGCGCGGGGAGTCGTGCCGGTGCTGGTCGGCCGTGACCGGGAGCGCCTGCGCGGGGCCGCAGCGGCCCTCGGCCGGGCCGACGCGAAGACCGTCGTCGTCGGCACGGCGGAAGGTGCCGCCGCCGAGATCACGCGGCAGCGGCCGGCTGTGGTCGTCAACACCATCGGCGACTACGCGGCGACGGCCGCCCTGATCGCCCGTGCCTGCATGCCGGGCGGGCACTACGTCGACCTCGCCGCCGACCTGGCCGCCGTCTCCCGTCTGCTCGGCCTGCACCAGGACGCGGCCACGGCGGGCAGCACGCTCGTGACCGGTGCGGGATTCGGCGTCCTGGCGACAGAGGCCGTCGTGGTGAAGCTGTGTGAGGGCCGGCCCACCCCGCAGCGCGTACGCGTCGACGCCCTGGCTTCGGTGGCCGCCGAGGCCGGAGTCTTGGGCTCCGCCTTCGCCACCACCTCCGTCGACGTACTGACCACCGGCGGACGCCGCTGTCGCGACGGCCGCCTGGTCAGGACCGGGCTCGGCGCGGACCCGCAGGTCCTCACCCTCCCCGACGGGCAGCGGGTGAAGTCCGCCGGAGTCCCGTCGGGTGAGCTCCTGGCCGCCCGGCGGGCGAGCGGAGCGCCGTTCGTCACCGTCACCTCCGCACTCGCCCCGGCCTCGCCCGCCGTACGGGCCGTGCTTCCCGTACTCGCGGCGCTGTTGTCCGTCCGCGCCCTGCGCCGGCTCGCCGTCCGCCGGCTGGCGCGGACTCCGGTCGAGGCCGCCCCCAGGCCCCGGCGGCACTCCTGGGGGCACGCCGTCGTCATCTGGCCCGACGGCACGGGCCGCGAAGGCTGGCTCCGCGCCGGTGACGGCATGGACTACACCGCCGACGTCGCCGCCGAGGTCGCCGTGCGGCTGGCGCGGGGTGCGGCCAGGCCCGGTGCCTACACGCCGGCGGCCGCCTTCGGTCCCGGCCTCGCCACCGCGGCCGGGGGCGACTTCGTCCTCGGCTGAGGACACCGTGCGGCCCTTCACGGATCGCACCCGTTCGTACGCGCCGAGAGGAGTGCCCGTGCGTACGGAGACCGCGCCGAAGGCACCGCTGTCCGTGGTGGGTGATGGCGCCGGATATGCGACTGATGGTGCGGATCGTCATGTTTCGGATATTCCGGCGGGGGAATCGAGTCCAGCATGATTCAGAACCTTGTGCGAGGTGGCGCGGCCGGTGCCGCCGGGACGACCG from Streptomyces sp. NBC_01754 includes:
- a CDS encoding D-arabinono-1,4-lactone oxidase — translated: MTARWENWARTERATPDRTVSPSSTEEVATVVTAAAAAGSSVKAVGSGHSFSGIAVAEGVQLRPDRLTGVVRADTGSGLVTVRAGMPLHRLNPLLAELGLALEIVGDIDRQTVAGALTTGTHGSGGRFGIMATQVRELELVLADGSVVTCSAVERPDLFAAARVSLGALGVITTVTLQCVPLFALRGVDRPQPLQETLESLDDLVAAHDHFEFFWFPHTTTALTRRFTRLPAGSRMRPRSRPARTVEDRFLADHAFERLLRLGARRPGLVPGITRLATRLTGSRDVTDLAHRVFVSPRNVRFREGEYAVPRDAVVDALSELRRWVDTHDEAVSFPFEVRFAAADDIWLSPAHERDVAYVAFHQYHRMPHDRWFRVCEDVLGAAGGRPHWGKMHRLGAAELAGLYPRFADFTALRADVDPSGVFANPYLDRVLGSAGAVR
- a CDS encoding GH1 family beta-glucosidase; this translates as MSDFPRLPEDFVLGVSTASYQIEGAAAEDGKGPSIWDTFCAEPGRIKNGETGEVACDHYHRSGEDVALMRELGIDSYRFSISWPRVMPSGAGEVNAAGLDFYDRLVDDLLAAGITPAVTLYHWDLPQALQDRGGWRSRETAHRLADYGTVVAERLGDRVGMWMPLNEPVVATMFGHAVGTHAPGLALGFDAMPVAHHMLLGHGLTVQSLRAAGVGNIGIASNHAPTWPASGSDADREAAASYDALVNWLFADPVLRGDYPDELLAMLMPGHGDGTLAADLEIISTPLDWFGVNYYQPVPVGAPGTASANSPALEGAALPEGLPFEPRVLSDVPTTDLDWAVVPEGLHEILTTFAQRYGDRLPPLYVTESGCAFRDRPDADGAVHDPQRIAYHRDHLAAVSRAIGDGVDVRGYFAWSLLDNFEWALGYEPRFGLVHVDYDTQVRTPKDSYRWFQENLAARRR
- a CDS encoding saccharopine dehydrogenase NADP-binding domain-containing protein, translating into MTPETETDEVWILGATGRIGRAVAARLAARGVVPVLVGRDRERLRGAAAALGRADAKTVVVGTAEGAAAEITRQRPAVVVNTIGDYAATAALIARACMPGGHYVDLAADLAAVSRLLGLHQDAATAGSTLVTGAGFGVLATEAVVVKLCEGRPTPQRVRVDALASVAAEAGVLGSAFATTSVDVLTTGGRRCRDGRLVRTGLGADPQVLTLPDGQRVKSAGVPSGELLAARRASGAPFVTVTSALAPASPAVRAVLPVLAALLSVRALRRLAVRRLARTPVEAAPRPRRHSWGHAVVIWPDGTGREGWLRAGDGMDYTADVAAEVAVRLARGAARPGAYTPAAAFGPGLATAAGGDFVLG